The Geotrypetes seraphini chromosome 12, aGeoSer1.1, whole genome shotgun sequence nucleotide sequence GAACACATCCTGTACTTTGAATGCTAGTTTCTTTCTGCAGTAATTTGGAATTTTAATGTTACATTCATgggtgtctctcttctctgcaggATATTTCCAGACATACAGATGTGACCGGAGGGGATAAAGCGGACATGGAATCGGAGGTCTCTGATGAAGCGGTATGTTGCCTACATTGAACACATCCTGTACTTTGGATGCTAGTTTCTTTCTGCAGTAATTTGGGATTTATTGTTACATTCATgggtgtctctcttctctgcaggAGATTTCCAGACATACAAATGTGACCAGAGAGGATAAAGCGGACATGGAGTCGGAGGTCTCTGATGAAGAGGTATATTGCTTCCATGGTGAACACATCCTGTACTTTGGATGCTAGTTTCTTTCTGCAGTAATTTAGGATTTTAATGTTACGTTCATGGGTGTCTCTCTTCTCTACAGATTTCCAGACATACAGATGTGACGGGTGGGGATAAAGCGGATATGGAGTCGGAGGTCTCTGATGAAGCGGTATGTTGCCTACATTGTGAACACATCCTGTACTTTGAATGCTAGTTTCTTTCTGCAGTAATTTGGAATTTTAATGTTACATTCATgggtgtctctcttctctgcaggAGATTTCCAGACATACAGATGTAACCGGTGGGGATAAAGCGGACATGGAGTCGGAGGTCTCTGATGAAGCGGTATGTTGCCTACATTGTGAACACATCCTGTACTTTGGATGCTAGTTTCTTTCTGCAGTAATTTGGGATTTTAATGTTACATTCATgggtgtctctcttctctgcagaTTTCCAGACATATAGATGTGACCGGAGGGGATAAAGCGGACATGGAGTCGGAGGTCTCTGATGAAGCGGTATGTTGCCTACATTGTGAACCCATCCTGTACTTTGGATGCTAAGTTTCTTTCTGCAGTAATTTGGGATTTTAATGTTACATTCATgggtgtctctcttctctgcaggAGATTTCCAGACATACAGATGTAACCGGTGGGGATAAAGCGGACATGGAGTCGGAGGTCTCTGATGAAGCGGTATGTTGCCTACATTGTGAACCCATCCTGTACTTTGGATGCTAAGTTTCTTTTTGCATTAATTTGGGATTTTAATGTTACATTCATgggtgtctctcttctctgcaggAGATTTCCAGACATACAAATGTGACCGGTGGGGATAAAGCGGACATGGAGTCGGAGATCTCTGATGAAGCGGTATGTTGCCTGTATGGTAAACACATCCTGTACTTTGGATGCTAGTTTCTTTCTGCAGTAATTTGGGATTTTAATGTTACATTCATgggtgtctctcttctctgcaggATATTTCCAGACATACAGATGTGACCGGAGGGGATAAAGCGGATATGGAATCGGAGGTCTCTGATGAAGCGGTATGTTGCCTACATTGAACACATCCTGTACTTTGGATGCTAGTTTCTTTCTGCAGTAATTTGGGATTTTAATGTTACATTCATgggtgtctctcttctctgcaggAGATTTCCAGACATACAGATGTGACCGGAGGGGATAAAGCGGACATGGAATCGGAGGTCTCTGATGAAGCGGTATGTTGCCTACATTGAACACATCCTGTACTTTGGATGCTAGTTTCTTTCTGCAGTAATTTGGGATTTATTGTTACATTCATgggtgtctctcttctctgcaggAGATTTCCAGACATACAAATGTGACCGGTGGGGATAAAGCGGACATGGAGTCGGAGGTCTCTGATGAAGAGGTATATTGCTTCCATGGTGAACACATCCTGTACTTTGGATGCTAGTTTCTTTCTGCAGTAATTTAGGATTTTAATGTTACGTTCATGGGTGTCTCTCTTCTCTACAGATTTCCAGACATACAGATGTGACGGGTGGGGATAAAGCAGATATGGAGTCGGAGGTCTCTGATGAAGCGGTATGTTGCCTACATTGTGAACACATCCTGTACTTTGGATGCTAGTTTCTTTCTGCAGTAATTTGGGATTTTAATGTTACATTCATgggtgtctctcttctctgcagaTTTCCAGACATATAGATGTGACCGGAGGGGATAAAGCGGACATGGAGTCGGAGGTCTCTGATGAAGCGGTATGTTGCCTACATTGTGAACCCATCCTGTACTTTGGATGCTAAGTTTCTTTCTGCAGTAATTTGGGATTTTAATGTTACATTCATgggtgtctctcttctctgcagaTTTCCAGACATATAGATGTGACCGGAGGG carries:
- the LOC117346062 gene encoding ankyrin-2-like isoform X34, with the translated sequence MDQEISRHTDVTGGDKADMESEVSDEADISRHTDVTGGDKADMESEVSDEAISRHTDVTGGDKADMESEVSDEAEISRHTDVTGGDKADMESEVSDEAISRHIDVTGGDKADMESEVSDEAEISRHTDVTGGDKADMESEVSDEAEISRHTNVTGGDKADMESEISDEADISRHTDVTGGDKADMESEVSDEAEISRHTDVTGGDKADMESEVSDEAEISRHTNVTGGDKADMESEVSDEEISRHTDVTGGDKADMESEVSDEAISRHIDVTGGDKADMESEVSDEAISRHIDVTGGDKADMESEVSDEAEISRHTDVTGGDKADMESEVSDEAISRHTDVTGGDKADMESEVSDEAEISRHTDVTGGDKADMESEVSDEAGISRHTDVIGGDKADMESEFSDEEEISRHTDVTGGDKADMESEVSDEEVSTKKERHYRLGEDNLEDTLEYEFPTAAGLMPLTEREKDEDMIPITPQPSALDPVAILEPVMR
- the LOC117346062 gene encoding ankyrin-2-like isoform X45, which encodes MDQEISRHTDVTGGDKADMESEVSDEADISRHTDVTGGDKADMESEVSDEAEISRHTDVTGGDKADMESEVSDEAISRHIDVTGGDKADMESEVSDEAEISRHTDVTGGDKADMESEVSDEAEISRHTNVTGGDKADMESEISDEADISRHTDVTGGDKADMESEVSDEAEISRHTDVTGGDKADMESEVSDEAEISRHTNVTGGDKADMESEVSDEEISRHTDVTGGDKADMESEVSDEAISRHIDVTGGDKADMESEVSDEAISRHIDVTGGDKADMESEVSDEAEISRHTDVTGGDKADMESEVSDEAISRHTDVTGGDKADMESEVSDEAEISRHTDVTGGDKADMESEVSDEAGISRHTDVIGGDKADMESEFSDEEEISRHTDVTGGDKADMESEVSDEEVSTKKERHYRLGEDNLEDTLEYEFPTAAGLMPLTEREKDEDMIPITPQPSALDPVAILEPVMR
- the LOC117346062 gene encoding ankyrin-2-like isoform X4, whose translation is MDQEISRHTDVTGGDKADMESEVSDEAISRHTDVTGGDKADMESEVSDEADISRHTDVTGGDKADMESEVSDEAEISRHTNVTREDKADMESEVSDEEISRHTDVTGGDKADMESEVSDEAEISRHTDVTGGDKADMESEVSDEAISRHIDVTGGDKADMESEVSDEAEISRHTDVTGGDKADMESEVSDEAEISRHTNVTGGDKADMESEISDEADISRHTDVTGGDKADMESEVSDEAEISRHTDVTGGDKADMESEVSDEEISRHTNVTGGDKADMESEVSDEEISRHTDVTGGDKADMESEVSDEAISRHIDVTGGDKADMESEVSDEAISRHIDVTGGDKADMESEVSDEAEISRHTDVTGGDKADMESEVSDEAISRHTDVTGGDKADMESEVSDEAEISRHTDVTGGDKADMESEVSDEAGISRHTDVIGGDKADMESEFSDEEEISRHTDVTGGDKADMESEVSDEEVSTKKERHYRLGEDNLEDTLEYEFPTAAGLMPLTEREKDEDMIPITPQPSALDPVAILEPVMR
- the LOC117346062 gene encoding ankyrin-2-like isoform X19: MDQEISRHTDVTGGDKADMESEVSDEAISRHTDVTGGDKADMESEVSDEADISRHTDVTGGDKADMESEVSDEAEISRHTNVTREDKADMESEVSDEEISRHTDVTGGDKADMESEVSDEAEISRHTDVTGGDKADMESEVSDEAISRHIDVTGGDKADMESEVSDEAEISRHTDVTGGDKADMESEVSDEADISRHTDVTGGDKADMESEVSDEAEISRHTDVTGGDKADMESEVSDEAEISRHTNVTGGDKADMESEVSDEEISRHTDVTGGDKADMESEVSDEAISRHIDVTGGDKADMESEVSDEAISRHIDVTGGDKADMESEVSDEAEISRHTDVTGGDKADMESEVSDEAISRHTDVTGGDKADMESEVSDEAEISRHTDVTGGDKADMESEVSDEAGISRHTDVIGGDKADMESEFSDEEEISRHTDVTGGDKADMESEVSDEEVSTKKERHYRLGEDNLEDTLEYEFPTAAGLMPLTEREKDEDMIPITPQPSALDPVAILEPVMR
- the LOC117346062 gene encoding ankyrin-2-like isoform X42; translation: MDQEISRHTDVTGGDKADMESEVSDEAISRHTDVTGGDKADMESEVSDEADISRHTDVTGGDKADMESEVSDEAEISRHTNVTREDKADMESEVSDEEISRHTDVTGGDKADMESEVSDEAEISRHTDVTGGDKADMESEVSDEAISRHIDVTGGDKADMESEVSDEAEISRHTDVTGGDKADMESEVSDEAEISRHTDVTGGDKADMESEVSDEAEISRHTNVTGGDKADMESEVSDEEISRHTDVTGGDKADMESEVSDEAISRHIDVTGGDKADMESEVSDEAISRHIDVTGGDKADMESEVSDEAEISRHTDVTGGDKADMESEVSDEAISRHTDVTGGDKADMESEVSDEAEISRHTDVTGGDKADMESEVSDEAGISRHTDVIGGDKADMESEFSDEEEISRHTDVTGGDKADMESEVSDEEVSTKKERHYRLGEDNLEDTLEYEFPTAAGLMPLTEREKDEDMIPITPQPSALDPVAILEPVMR
- the LOC117346062 gene encoding ankyrin-2-like isoform X14 yields the protein MDQEISRHTDVTGGDKADMESEVSDEAISRHTDVTGGDKADMESEVSDEADISRHTDVTGGDKADMESEVSDEAISRHTDVTGGDKADMESEVSDEAEISRHTDVTGGDKADMESEVSDEAISRHIDVTGGDKADMESEVSDEAEISRHTDVTGGDKADMESEVSDEAEISRHTNVTGGDKADMESEISDEADISRHTDVTGGDKADMESEVSDEAEISRHTDVTGGDKADMESEVSDEAEISRHTNVTGGDKADMESEVSDEEISRHTDVTGGDKADMESEVSDEAISRHIDVTGGDKADMESEVSDEAISRHIDVTGGDKADMESEVSDEAEISRHTDVTGGDKADMESEVSDEAISRHTDVTGGDKADMESEVSDEAEISRHTDVTGGDKADMESEVSDEAGISRHTDVIGGDKADMESEFSDEEEISRHTDVTGGDKADMESEVSDEEVSTKKERHYRLGEDNLEDTLEYEFPTAAGLMPLTEREKDEDMIPITPQPSALDPVAILEPVMR
- the LOC117346062 gene encoding ankyrin-2-like isoform X28, whose amino-acid sequence is MDQEISRHTDVTGGDKADMESEVSDEAISRHTDVTGGDKADMESEVSDEADISRHTDVTGGDKADMESEVSDEAEISRHTNVTREDKADMESEVSDEEISRHTDVTGGDKADMESEVSDEAEISRHTDVTGGDKADMESEVSDEAISRHIDVTGGDKADMESEVSDEAEISRHTDVTGGDKADMESEVSDEEISRHTNVTGGDKADMESEISDEAEISRHTDVTGGDKADMESEVSDEAEISRHTNVTGGDKADMESEVSDEEISRHTDVTGGDKADMESEVSDEAISRHIDVTGGDKADMESEVSDEAISRHIDVTGGDKADMESEVSDEAEISRHTDVTGGDKADMESEVSDEAISRHTDVTGGDKADMESEVSDEAEISRHTDVTGGDKADMESEVSDEAGISRHTDVIGGDKADMESEFSDEEEISRHTDVTGGDKADMESEVSDEEVSTKKERHYRLGEDNLEDTLEYEFPTAAGLMPLTEREKDEDMIPITPQPSALDPVAILEPVMR
- the LOC117346062 gene encoding ankyrin-2-like isoform X30, whose amino-acid sequence is MDQEISRHTDVTGGDKADMESEVSDEAISRHTDVTGGDKADMESEVSDEADISRHTDVTGGDKADMESEVSDEAEISRHTNVTREDKADMESEVSDEEISRHTDVTGGDKADMESEVSDEAEISRHTDVTGGDKADMESEVSDEAISRHIDVTGGDKADMESEVSDEAEISRHTDVTGGDKADMESEVSDEAEISRHTNVTGGDKADMESEISDEADISRHTDVTGGDKADMESEVSDEAEISRHTDVTGGDKADMESEVSDEAEISRHTNVTGGDKADMESEVSDEEISRHTDVTGGDKADMESEVSDEAEISRHTDVTGGDKADMESEVSDEAISRHTDVTGGDKADMESEVSDEAEISRHTDVTGGDKADMESEVSDEAGISRHTDVIGGDKADMESEFSDEEEISRHTDVTGGDKADMESEVSDEEVSTKKERHYRLGEDNLEDTLEYEFPTAAGLMPLTEREKDEDMIPITPQPSALDPVAILEPVMR
- the LOC117346062 gene encoding ankyrin-2-like isoform X31, with translation MDQEISRHTDVTGGDKADMESEVSDEAISRHTDVTGGDKADMESEVSDEADISRHTDVTGGDKADMESEVSDEAEISRHTNVTREDKADMESEVSDEEISRHTDVTGGDKADMESEVSDEAEISRHTDVTGGDKADMESEVSDEAISRHIDVTGGDKADMESEVSDEAEISRHTDVTGGDKADMESEVSDEAEISRHTNVTGGDKADMESEISDEADISRHTDVTGGDKADMESEVSDEAEISRHTDVTGGDKADMESEVSDEAEISRHTNVTGGDKADMESEVSDEEISRHIDVTGGDKADMESEVSDEAEISRHTDVTGGDKADMESEVSDEAISRHTDVTGGDKADMESEVSDEAEISRHTDVTGGDKADMESEVSDEAGISRHTDVIGGDKADMESEFSDEEEISRHTDVTGGDKADMESEVSDEEVSTKKERHYRLGEDNLEDTLEYEFPTAAGLMPLTEREKDEDMIPITPQPSALDPVAILEPVMR
- the LOC117346062 gene encoding ankyrin-2-like isoform X39 produces the protein MDQEISRHTDVTGGDKADMESEVSDEAISRHTDVTGGDKADMESEVSDEADISRHTDVTGGDKADMESEVSDEAEISRHTNVTREDKADMESEVSDEEISRHTDVTGGDKADMESEVSDEAEISRHTDVTGGDKADMESEVSDEAISRHIDVTGGDKADMESEVSDEAEISRHTDVTGGDKADMESEVSDEAEISRHTNVTGGDKADMESEISDEADISRHTDVTGGDKADMESEVSDEAEISRHTDVTGGDKADMESEVSDEAEISRHTNVTGGDKADMESEVSDEEISRHTDVTGGDKADMESEVSDEAISRHIDVTGGDKADMESEVSDEAISRHIDVTGGDKADMESEVSDEAEISRHTDVTGGDKADMESEVSDEAISRHTDVTGGDKADMESEVSDEAEISRHTDVTGGDKADMESEVSDEEVSTKKERHYRLGEDNLEDTLEYEFPTAAGLMPLTEREKDEDMIPITPQPSALDPVAILEPVMR
- the LOC117346062 gene encoding ankyrin-2-like isoform X5, encoding MDQEISRHTDVTGGDKADMESEVSDEAISRHTDVTGGDKADMESEVSDEADISRHTDVTGGDKADMESEVSDEAEISRHTNVTREDKADMESEVSDEEISRHTDVTGGDKADMESEVSDEAEISRHTDVTGGDKADMESEVSDEAISRHIDVTGGDKADMESEVSDEAEISRHTDVTGGDKADMESEVSDEAISRHTNVTGGDKADMESEISDEADISRHTDVTGGDKADMESEVSDEAEISRHTDVTGGDKADMESEVSDEAEISRHTNVTGGDKADMESEVSDEEISRHTDVTGGDKADMESEVSDEAISRHIDVTGGDKADMESEVSDEAISRHIDVTGGDKADMESEVSDEAEISRHTDVTGGDKADMESEVSDEAISRHTDVTGGDKADMESEVSDEAEISRHTDVTGGDKADMESEVSDEAGISRHTDVIGGDKADMESEFSDEEEISRHTDVTGGDKADMESEVSDEEVSTKKERHYRLGEDNLEDTLEYEFPTAAGLMPLTEREKDEDMIPITPQPSALDPVAILEPVMR
- the LOC117346062 gene encoding ankyrin-2-like isoform X20, encoding MDQEISRHTDVTGGDKADMESEVSDEAISRHTDVTGGDKADMESEVSDEADISRHTDVTGGDKADMESEVSDEAEISRHTNVTREDKADMESEVSDEEISRHTDVTGGDKADMESEVSDEAEISRHTDVTGGDKADMESEVSDEAISRHIDVTGGDKADMESEVSDEAEISRHTDVTGGDKADMESEVSDEAEISRHTNVTGGDKADMESEISDEADISRHTDVTGGDKADMESEVSDEAEISRHTDVTGGDKADMESEVSDEAEISRHTNVTGGDKADMESEVSDEEISRHTDVTGGDKADMESEVSDEAISRHIDVTGGDKADMESEVSDEAISRHIDVTGGDKADMESEVSDEAISRHTDVTGGDKADMESEVSDEAEISRHTDVTGGDKADMESEVSDEAGISRHTDVIGGDKADMESEFSDEEEISRHTDVTGGDKADMESEVSDEEVSTKKERHYRLGEDNLEDTLEYEFPTAAGLMPLTEREKDEDMIPITPQPSALDPVAILEPVMR
- the LOC117346062 gene encoding ankyrin-2-like isoform X12; the protein is MDQEISRHTDVTGGDKADMESEVSDEAISRHTDVTGGDKADMESEVSDEADISRHTDVTGGDKADMESEVSDEAEISRHTNVTREDKADMESEVSDEEISRHTDVTGGDKADMESEVSDEAEISRHTDVTGGDKADMESEVSDEAISRHIDVTGGDKADMESEVSDEAEISRHTDVTGGDKADMESEVSDEAEISRHTNVTGGDKADMESEISDEADISRHTDVTGGDKADMESEVSDEAEISRHTDVTGGDKADMESEVSDEAEISRHTNVTGGDKADMESEVSDEEISRHTDVTGGDKADMESEVSDEAISRHIDVTGGDKADMESEVSDEAEISRHTDVTGGDKADMESEVSDEAISRHTDVTGGDKADMESEVSDEAEISRHTDVTGGDKADMESEVSDEAGISRHTDVIGGDKADMESEFSDEEEISRHTDVTGGDKADMESEVSDEEVSTKKERHYRLGEDNLEDTLEYEFPTAAGLMPLTEREKDEDMIPITPQPSALDPVAILEPVMR
- the LOC117346062 gene encoding ankyrin-2-like isoform X36, giving the protein MDQEISRHTDVTGGDKADMESEVSDEAISRHTDVTGGDKADMESEVSDEADISRHTDVTGGDKADMESEVSDEAEISRHTNVTREDKADMESEVSDEEISRHTDVTGGDKADMESEVSDEAEISRHTDVTGGDKADMESEVSDEAEISRHTDVTGGDKADMESEVSDEADISRHTDVTGGDKADMESEVSDEAEISRHTDVTGGDKADMESEVSDEAEISRHTNVTGGDKADMESEVSDEEISRHTDVTGGDKADMESEVSDEAISRHIDVTGGDKADMESEVSDEAISRHIDVTGGDKADMESEVSDEAEISRHTDVTGGDKADMESEVSDEAISRHTDVTGGDKADMESEVSDEAEISRHTDVTGGDKADMESEVSDEAGISRHTDVIGGDKADMESEFSDEEEISRHTDVTGGDKADMESEVSDEEVSTKKERHYRLGEDNLEDTLEYEFPTAAGLMPLTEREKDEDMIPITPQPSALDPVAILEPVMR
- the LOC117346062 gene encoding ankyrin-2-like isoform X17; its protein translation is MDQEISRHTDVTGGDKADMESEVSDEAISRHTDVTGGDKADMESEVSDEADISRHTDVTGGDKADMESEVSDEAEISRHTNVTREDKADMESEVSDEEISRHTDVTGGDKADMESEVSDEAEISRHTDVTGGDKADMESEVSDEAISRHIDVTGGDKADMESEVSDEAEISRHTDVTGGDKADMESEVSDEAEISRHTNVTGGDKADMESEISDEADISRHTDVTGGDKADMESEVSDEAEISRHTDVTGGDKADMESEVSDEAEISRHTNVTGGDKADMESEVSDEEISRHTDVTGGDKADMESEVSDEAISRHIDVTGGDKADMESEVSDEAISRHIDVTGGDKADMESEVSDEAEISRHTDVTGGDKADMESEVSDEAISRHTDVTGGDKADMESEVSDEAEISRHTDVTGGDKADMESEVSDEAEISRHTDVTGGDKADMESEVSDEEVSTKKERHYRLGEDNLEDTLEYEFPTAAGLMPLTEREKDEDMIPITPQPSALDPVAILEPVMR
- the LOC117346062 gene encoding ankyrin-2-like isoform X27, yielding MDQEISRHTDVTGGDKADMESEVSDEAISRHTDVTGGDKADMESEVSDEADISRHTDVTGGDKADMESEVSDEAEISRHTNVTREDKADMESEVSDEEISRHTDVTGGDKADMESEVSDEAEISRHTDVTGGDKADMESEVSDEAISRHIDVTGGDKADMESEVSDEAEISRHTDVTGGDKADMESEVSDEAISRHTNVTGGDKADMESEISDEAEISRHTDVTGGDKADMESEVSDEAEISRHTNVTGGDKADMESEVSDEEISRHTDVTGGDKADMESEVSDEAISRHIDVTGGDKADMESEVSDEAISRHIDVTGGDKADMESEVSDEAEISRHTDVTGGDKADMESEVSDEAISRHTDVTGGDKADMESEVSDEAEISRHTDVTGGDKADMESEVSDEAGISRHTDVIGGDKADMESEFSDEEEISRHTDVTGGDKADMESEVSDEEVSTKKERHYRLGEDNLEDTLEYEFPTAAGLMPLTEREKDEDMIPITPQPSALDPVAILEPVMR
- the LOC117346062 gene encoding ankyrin-2-like isoform X3, with product MDQEISRHTDVTGGDKADMESEVSDEAISRHTDVTGGDKADMESEVSDEADISRHTDVTGGDKADMESEVSDEAEISRHTNVTREDKADMESEVSDEEISRHTDVTGGDKADMESEVSDEAEISRHTDVTGGDKADMESEVSDEAISRHIDVTGGDKADMESEVSDEAEISRHTDVTGGDKADMESEVSDEAEISRHTNVTGGDKADMESEISDEADISRHTDVTGGDKADMESEVSDEAEISRHTDVTGGDKADMESEVSDEAEISRHTNVTGGDKADMESEVSDEEISRHTDVTGGDKADMESEVSDEAISRHIDVTGGDKADMESEVSDEAISRHIDVTGGDKADMESEVSDEAISRHTDVTGGDKADMESEVSDEAISRHTDVTGGDKADMESEVSDEAEISRHTDVTGGDKADMESEVSDEAGISRHTDVIGGDKADMESEFSDEEEISRHTDVTGGDKADMESEVSDEEVSTKKERHYRLGEDNLEDTLEYEFPTAAGLMPLTEREKDEDMIPITPQPSALDPVAILEPVMR
- the LOC117346062 gene encoding ankyrin-2-like isoform X40; translation: MDQEISRHTDVTGGDKADMESEVSDEAISRHTDVTGGDKADMESEVSDEADISRHTDVTGGDKADMESEVSDEAEISRHTNVTREDKADMESEVSDEEISRHTDVTGGDKADMESEVSDEAEISRHTDVTGGDKADMESEVSDEAISRHIDVTGGDKADMESEVSDEAEISRHTDVTGGDKADMESEVSDEAEISRHTNVTGGDKADMESEISDEADISRHTDVTGGDKADMESEVSDEAEISRHTDVTGGDKADMESEVSDEAEISRHTNVTGGDKADMESEVSDEEISRHTDVTGGDKADMESEVSDEAISRHIDVTGGDKADMESEVSDEAISRHIDVTGGDKADMESEVSDEAISRHTDVTGGDKADMESEVSDEAGISRHTDVIGGDKADMESEFSDEEEISRHTDVTGGDKADMESEVSDEEVSTKKERHYRLGEDNLEDTLEYEFPTAAGLMPLTEREKDEDMIPITPQPSALDPVAILEPVMR
- the LOC117346062 gene encoding ankyrin-2-like isoform X32; translated protein: MDQEISRHTDVTGGDKADMESEVSDEAISRHTDVTGGDKADMESEVSDEADISRHTDVTGGDKADMESEVSDEAEISRHTNVTREDKADMESEVSDEEISRHTDVTGGDKADMESEVSDEAEISRHTDVTGGDKADMESEVSDEAISRHIDVTGGDKADMESEVSDEAEISRHTDVTGGDKADMESEVSDEAEISRHTNVTGGDKADMESEISDEADISRHTDVTGGDKADMESEVSDEAEISRHTDVTGGDKADMESEVSDEAEISRHTNVTGGDKADMESEVSDEEISRHTDVTGGDKADMESEVSDEAISRHIDVTGGDKADMESEVSDEAEISRHTDVTGGDKADMESEVSDEAEISRHTDVTGGDKADMESEVSDEAGISRHTDVIGGDKADMESEFSDEEEISRHTDVTGGDKADMESEVSDEEVSTKKERHYRLGEDNLEDTLEYEFPTAAGLMPLTEREKDEDMIPITPQPSALDPVAILEPVMR
- the LOC117346062 gene encoding ankyrin-2-like isoform X24, which produces MDQEISRHTDVTGGDKADMESEVSDEAISRHTDVTGGDKADMESEVSDEADISRHTDVTGGDKADMESEVSDEAEISRHTNVTREDKADMESEVSDEEISRHTDVTGGDKADMESEVSDEAEISRHTDVTGGDKADMESEVSDEAISRHIDVTGGDKADMESEVSDEAEISRHTDVTGGDKADMESEVSDEAEISRHTNVTGGDKADMESEISDEADISRHTDVTGGDKADMESEVSDEAEISRHTDVTGGDKADMESEVSDEAEISRHTNVTGGDKADMESEVSDEEISRHTDVTGGDKADMESEVSDEAISRHIDVTGGDKADMESEVSDEAISRHIDVTGGDKADMESEVSDEAEISRHTDVTGGDKADMESEVSDEAISRHTDVTGGDKADMESEVSDEAEISRHTDVTGGDKADMESEVSDEAISRHTDVTGGDKADMESEVSDEEVSTKKERHYRLGEDNLEDTLEYEFPTAAGLMPLTEREKDEDMIPITPQPSALDPVAILEPVMR
- the LOC117346062 gene encoding ankyrin-2-like isoform X15 gives rise to the protein MDQEISRHTDVTGGDKADMESEVSDEAISRHTDVTGGDKADMESEVSDEAEISRHTNVTREDKADMESEVSDEEISRHTDVTGGDKADMESEVSDEAEISRHTDVTGGDKADMESEVSDEAISRHIDVTGGDKADMESEVSDEAEISRHTDVTGGDKADMESEVSDEAEISRHTNVTGGDKADMESEISDEADISRHTDVTGGDKADMESEVSDEAEISRHTDVTGGDKADMESEVSDEAEISRHTNVTGGDKADMESEVSDEEISRHTDVTGGDKADMESEVSDEAISRHIDVTGGDKADMESEVSDEAISRHIDVTGGDKADMESEVSDEAEISRHTDVTGGDKADMESEVSDEAISRHTDVTGGDKADMESEVSDEAEISRHTDVTGGDKADMESEVSDEAGISRHTDVIGGDKADMESEFSDEEEISRHTDVTGGDKADMESEVSDEEVSTKKERHYRLGEDNLEDTLEYEFPTAAGLMPLTEREKDEDMIPITPQPSALDPVAILEPVMR
- the LOC117346062 gene encoding ankyrin-2-like isoform X2, with the translated sequence MDQEISRHTDVTGGDKADMESEVSDEAISRHTDVTGGDKADMESEVSDEAISRHTDVTGGDKADMESEVSDEAEISRHTNVTREDKADMESEVSDEEISRHTDVTGGDKADMESEVSDEAEISRHTDVTGGDKADMESEVSDEAISRHIDVTGGDKADMESEVSDEAEISRHTDVTGGDKADMESEVSDEAEISRHTNVTGGDKADMESEISDEADISRHTDVTGGDKADMESEVSDEAEISRHTDVTGGDKADMESEVSDEAEISRHTNVTGGDKADMESEVSDEEISRHTDVTGGDKADMESEVSDEAISRHIDVTGGDKADMESEVSDEAISRHIDVTGGDKADMESEVSDEAEISRHTDVTGGDKADMESEVSDEAISRHTDVTGGDKADMESEVSDEAEISRHTDVTGGDKADMESEVSDEAGISRHTDVIGGDKADMESEFSDEEEISRHTDVTGGDKADMESEVSDEEVSTKKERHYRLGEDNLEDTLEYEFPTAAGLMPLTEREKDEDMIPITPQPSALDPVAILEPVMR